A region from the Acanthopagrus latus isolate v.2019 chromosome 8, fAcaLat1.1, whole genome shotgun sequence genome encodes:
- the prtgb gene encoding protogenin B — translation MAKFKMKDYQHWLLFVLFIPLSSVLCFSELSFITEPSDVTVLPKDPAVLDCQAHGQPPVTIKWLKNGVRLAENEHIQFLPNGSLYIPKIKHTKEESDEGFYQCLSQNKYGAILSQRSRLTIASISEFLLHPVPMVVTEGCVARFSCAVTSSPPATITWELNQSTLPLQTDRITVLPNGVLQIHNVQLEDAGQYRCVATNIGSRLKSREATLTVNQGEGPKPRQRPRIIAGPQNVTVSLHQTVVLECVATGNPWPIISWSRADSKPIDVYNAKVLGNGNLVITDVSSKHSGVYLCRATTPGTRNYTIAAANLTVQVPPSIVERPESQTRPRAGTARFMCQAEGVPPPRISWLKNGEEVHLNGRIKMYNSKLVITQIIPEDDAIYQCVAESEQGSVLSLARLIVVMSEDRPSAPRNIHAETISSSAILLAWERPLYNADKVIAYSIHYMKAEGLNNEEYQVVIGNDTTSYIIDDLEPARNYSFYIVAYMPMGASRMSDQVSQHTLEDVPLRTPELSLTSHSSTDIQVSWQPLPAKVSRGRLSAYRLSYRTAADNTVISVEIPQNSTEYLLEGLQPDTIYLLRMAAATRVGWCEPSAWTSHRTPKTSSSKVPSAPILQLEPLNCTSIVARWQISPESVAVQGYRLCYHEEGQPEQPTIQLQAQNYTYTISGLDPRRKYHVKILAVSQAGDGYQTDQTVSTPGCVSARDQPTASPPPPDHVTVLANNSSAVALRWSRPAFPSGKAVSYSVRCTPVGTHNASAIRYLQTTKQSVMVQNLVPNTRYEFVVRLHVDQMSSPWSSVVYHQTLPAAPSQPPAAVRITLIEDDTALVSWREPLEPNVVVSRYTILYASQKAWLGGRWQILQREGSHTMALLEKLEPGNVYLVKISASNQVGDGPFSNIVELVPARGNTHRSKNPRHSDSFPDTTMFSDGLYHIDQRSMTGIIVGVSIALSCIVMCALILISKGRPSKSSTHKVIGLGAAEDPRAGLSLPNERLTENAEALIPMINAQFIDAKDGSNIVINSAGLVSSKNHSRWLLFNRDIINPDESDVERRASLYEAGKTVLRYDERLGSAPLPPSSREIIYGPLHSESSQSSEGSQETGDSGHYSNEESNEEMSNPSTSQSSRPESFGLADNAAVVELKQSFEVENEEMPRCPLHHSAPDAARHCCISEGSLPALHTSQAAGS, via the exons ATGGCCAAGTTTAAGATGAAAGACTACCAGCACtggctgctttttgttttgtttattccttTATCAA gtgttttatgtttcagtgaGTTGTCCTTCATCACAGAGCCCAGTGATGTTACTGTACTACCAAAGGACCCTGCTGTCTTGGACTGTCAGGCTCATGGGCAGCCTCCGGTCACCATCAAGTGGCTGAAGAATGGAGTTCGTTTGGCAGAAAATGAACACATACAGTTTCTGCCCAACGGCTCCTTGTACATACCAAAGATAAAACACACCAAGGAGGAATCAGATGAAGGGTTTTACCAGTGCCTCTCCCAGAACAAATATGGAGCTATCCTAAGCCAAAGATCACGTCTGACTATCGCAA GCATCTCAGAGTTTTTATTGCATCCTGTGCCTATGGTGGTGACTGAGGGCTGTGTGGCCAGATTCTCCTGTGCAGTCACCTCCAGCCCTCCTGCCACCATCACCTGGGAGCTCAACCAAAGCACATTACcgctacagacagacag AATAACTGTTTTGCCTAACGGAGTCCTTCAGATCCACAATGTACAACTGGAAGATGCTGGACAGTATCGATGTGTGGCGACTAACATCGGTAGCCGTTTGAAGAGTAGAGAGGCCACACTGACAGTCAACCAAG GTGAAGGCCCTAAACCACGTCAGAGGCCCAGAATCATCGCTGGAcctcaaaatgtcacagtttctCTACACCAAACTGTGGTGCTGGAGTGTGTGGCCACAGGCAATCCCTGGCCCATCATCTCCTGGAGCCGTGCAGATAGTAAACCTATTGATGTATACAATGCCAAAGTGCTGGGCAATGGGAACCTGGTTATTACAGATGTCAGTTCCAAGCACAGTGGAGTCTACCTCTGCAGGGCCACCACCCCTGGAACCCGCAACTACACCATTGCGGCAGCAAACCTTACAGTCCAAG TGCCACCATCCATTGTTGAGAGGCCTGAGAGCCAGACCCGTCCACGAGCAGGCACTGCCAGGTTTATGTGCCAAGCAGAGGGTGTACCCCCACCACGCATCAGCTGGCTAAAGAATGGGGAAGAGGTTCACTTAAATGGGCGGATTAAGATGTACAACAG TAAATTGGTGATTACCCAGATCATCCCAGAGGATGATGCCATCTACCAATGCGTGGCAGAGAGCGAACAGGGCTCTGTGCTGTCCTTGGCTCGCCTTATTGTTGTTATGTCCGAGGACAGGCCCAGTGCACCAAGAAATATCCATGCTGAGACCATCTCAAGCTCTGCCATCTTACTGGCCTGGGAGAGACCTCTATACAATGCAGACAAAGTCATTGCCTACTCAATCCATTATATGAAGGCTGAAG GTCTAAACAACGAGGAGTACCAAGTTGTTATTGGCAACGACACGACCAGCTATATCATCGATGATCTTGAGCCAGCCCGAAACTACAGCTTTTACATTGTGGCTTATATGCCAATGGGAGCAAGTCGTATGTCAGACCAAGTCAGTCAACATACCCTGGAGGATG TGCCTTTGCGTACCCCAGAGCTGAGTCTGACCAGCCACAGCTCCACGGATATCCAGGTGAGCTGGCAGCCACTGCCTGCCAAGGTGAGCCGCGGTCGGTTGTCTGCCTACAGACTTTCCTACCGTACAGCTGCAGACAACACTGTCATCTCGGTGGAGATACCTCAGAACAGCACAGAGTATCTTCTAGAGGGCCTGCAGCCTGACACCATCTACCTGCTCCGCATGGCTGCAGCCACCCGTGTGGGCTGGTGTGAGCCTTCTGCATGGACCTCACACCGTACACCTAAGACCTCCAGCAGCAAAG TGCCTTCAGCCCCTATTCTTCAGCTTGAGCCTCTTAACTGCACCTCCATTGTGGCACGCTGGCAAATCTCCCCAGAATCTGTGGCTGTTCAGGGTTACCGGCTGTGTTACCATGAGGAAGGACAACCAGAGCAGCCTACAATCCAGCTGCAGGCCCAGAACTATACCTACACCATCAGTGGCCTTG ATCCTAGGAGAAAGTATCATGTCAAGATTCTGGCCGTCAGTCAGGCTGGTGATGGCTATCAGACAGACCAAACTGTCAGTACTCCTGGTTGTGTGT CGGCCAGAGACCAACCGACagcatcccctccacctccagatcACGTGACTGTTTTGGCCAACAATTCATCTGCAGTAGCCCTGCGCTGGAGCCGTCCTGCTTTCCCTTCTGGAAAGGCTGTTAGCTATTCAGTCCGTTGTACACCTGTGGGCACCCACAACGCCTCTGCTATTCGCTACCTGCAAAC TACCAAACAGAGTGTGATGGTTCAGAACTTAGTTCCAAACACTCGCTATGAGTTTGTCGTACGTCTTCATGTGGACCAAATGTCAAGTCCCTGGAGTTCTGTTGTTTACCACCAGACTTTGCCAGCAG CACCTAGCCAACCACCTGCAGCAGTACGAATAACTCTGATCGAGGATGACACTGCCCTCGTGTCCTGGAGGGAGCCACTAGAGCCCAATGTGGTGGTATCACGCTATACCATCTTGTATGCTTCACAGAAAGCCTGGTTGGGAGGACGCTGGCAAATATTGCAGAGGGAGG GAAGCCATACCATGGCCctgctggagaagctggagcCGGGAAATGTCTACCTAGTGAAAATCTCTGCCTCCAACCAAGTCGGTGACGGGCCTTTCTCTAACATTGTGGAGCTGGTGCCTGCGCGTGGAAATACCCACCGCAGCAAGAACCCCAGACACTCTGACAGCTTCCCAGATACAACAA TGTTCTCTGATGGTCTCTACCACATAGACCAGAGGTCTATGACAGGGATCATTGTCGGTGTGAGCATCGCCTTGTCCTGTATTGTTATGTGTGCCTTGATCCTCATCAGCAAGGGCAGACCAAG CAAATCTTCCACTCACAAAGTCATCGGGTTGGGAGCTGCTGAGGATCCCCGTGCTGGTTTGTCTCTGCCCAATGAACGCCTTACAGAGAATGCTGAAGCTCTTATACCTATGATTAATGCTCAGTTTATAGATGCCAAG GATGGCTCTAACATTGTCATAAATAGTGCTGGTCTGGTCAGCAGCAAGAATCACAGCAGGTGGCTGCTCTTCAACAGGGATATCATTAATCCAGATGAGAGTGAT GTTGAGAGGAGAGCCAGTTTGTATGAGGCTGGAAAAACTGTCCTGAGGTATGACGAGCGTTTAGGTTCAGCGCCCCTGCCACCTTCGTCCCGGGAGATCATCTACGGACCTTTGCACTCGGAGAGCTCTCAAAGCAGCGAGGGCAGCCAAGAGACGGGAGACTCTGGACACTACTCCAATGAAGAAAGCAATGAAGAGATGAGCAACCCTTCCACCAGCCAAAGCTCCAGGCCTGAATCTTTTGGGTTGGCCGATAACGCTGCCGTCGTTGAGCTGAAGCAGTCTTTTGAGGTGGAAAATGAGGAAATGCCGAGGTGTCCCCTCCATCACTCTGCCCCTGATGCTGCCCGGCACTGCTGCATCTCAGAGGGCTCTCTTCCTGCCCTGCACACATCCCAAGCAGCCGGCTCCTGA
- the rsl24d1 gene encoding probable ribosome biogenesis protein RLP24 — protein sequence MRIEKCYFCSGPVYPGHGQMFVRNDCKTFRFCRSKCIKNFKKKRNPRKTRWTKAFRKASGKELTVDNSLEFEKRRNIPVKYNRDLWEKTVEAMKRVEEIKQKRQARFIMNRLKKGKQLEKEEAIVEVKKNIHLIKAPHAGKAKQLEDKMVQKLQEDVDMGEEDI from the exons atgcGCATCGAAAAGTGTTATTTCTGCTCGGGGCCGGTGTACCCCGGGCATGGGCAGATGTTTGTAAGGAACGACTGTAAG ACATTCAGATTCTGCAGGTCAAAATGCATCAAGAACTTCAAGAAGAAGCGTAAcccaagaaaaacaagatggacCAAAGCATTCAGAAAGGCATCAGGAAAGGAGTTGACTGTG GATAATTCTTTGGAGTTCGAGAAACGCAGAAACATACCCGTGAAATATAACAGAGATTTGTGGGAGAAGACAG TGGAAGCCATGAAGAGGGTGGAAGAAATCAAACAGAAACGACAGGCACGATTCATCATGAACAG ATTAAAGAAGGGCAAACAGTTGGAGAAGGAAGAGGCCATCGTCGAAGTGAAGAAAAATATTCACCTTATCAAAGCACCACATGCAG GAAAAGCCAAACAGTTGGAAGACAAGATGGTGCAGAAGTTACAAGAAGATGTGGACATGGGAGAGGAAGATATTTAA
- the arpp19b gene encoding cAMP-regulated phosphoprotein 19b, translating into MSEEVEGTRASEDQQEMEDKVTSPEKAEEAKLKARYPNLGAKPGGSDLLRKRLQKGQKYFDSGDYNMAKAKMKNKQLPSAPTEKTEITGGHIPTPQDLPQRKTSIVASKLAG; encoded by the exons ATGTCCGAGGAGGTTGAAGGAACGAGGGCTTCTGAAGATCAGCAG GAAATGGAGGACAAAGTAACCAGTCCAGAGAAAGCCGAGGAGGCCAAACTGAAGGCTAGGTATCCCAACCTTGGAGCCAAGCCTGGAGGCTCAGACCTTCTTAGGAAAAGACTTCAGAAGGGG CAAAAGTATTTTGATTCTGGTGACTACAACATGGCCAAGGCAAAGATGAAGAACAAACAGCTGCCATCTGCACcaacagagaagacagagattaCAGGCGGCCACATCCCAACACCTCAGGACCTGCCTCAAAGAAAGACTTCGATCGTGGCCAGCAAACTGGCTGgttga